In the Vitis vinifera cultivar Pinot Noir 40024 chromosome 2, ASM3070453v1 genome, one interval contains:
- the LOC100246578 gene encoding disease resistance protein At4g27190 isoform X2 encodes MCEWWSPRHTTPKKAMLDLCIDDFMIRQFLQGIQIPEIRRILISEVNDETFLCRLKNLPPIRQMFDLVIQVNVKFCLKIKDIEDRIIEELGFSTSSRGEAEQLLRSQNFLILLDDFDTRRINLHDLGNGWWNSDNTQKIALISFLVHPEVPVDLEIKRNHHLLSWELFSMNVGEVVHSSTIQKLAVHVLKQCSGHLLATVLMARALKEVKDVRIWQHASRVISFLPTSHTEDRILLNALSFVLGHLGSANKYVKYCASYLEIEGTYKVDLLERWMNEDLIGTLDEGEQIVQHLVNALLLESFQNGQSIRMRDEIRKELMNFYKAETNPILLVELDGRGLMEAPKNGVWEEANEMHLMNNKISKLPDNPNSPKLSVLFLQGNHHLRVISTSFFQCMPILQILDLSQTKIKSLPQSFFKLVQLQKFILRSCELFKELPIEVGELCHLEVLDLEGTEIINLPIAIGKLTNLTCLKVSFNPQINHNRRNNHSNTIIPQNVISNLLQLEELSLDVDLEDERWNETMKDIVKEICSLNRLHSLKLHLPKVFLLNDFTNGSSSINLSCMCFRFLVGRHQKRMISRLSHEFAIKFEEQESCLKYLNGEGVPIEVEKVLKHASALFLDRHLTVTSLSEFGIKNMKNLKFCALVECNEIQTIVDAGDDRYGVLQSLEYLYLHYMKNLRSIWKGPPIWMGLLSNLKVLALHTCPELATIFTFNILQQCCNLEELVVEDCPEINSIVNHKVLAKDVGPWAWYLPKLKKMSIHYMPKLVSISQGVLIAPNLEWLSLYDCPSLKILSPEEVSSCKLKVIIGEADWWSALEWKKSERFQPPNLDAIFVPIERDIDLRTQLAEINDQLQAQMQKTEPSQQSGSGDSLKAPAVEAGTSAKQKQMKLGHLFMKWPLSELHPFLIQVP; translated from the exons ATGTGTGAGTGGTGGTCTCCAAGGCATACAACACCTAAGAAGGCAATGCTGGATTTGTGTATTGATGATTTTATGATTCGCCAATTTTTACAAGGTATACAAATTCCCGAAATCCGGAGGATTTTGATTTCAGAAGTAAATGATGAAACCTTTCTGTGCAGACTGAAGAATCTTCCACCAATAAGGCAAATGTTTGATCTCGTCATTCAAGTTAATGTCAAGTTTTGTCTGAAAATTAAAGATATAGAGGATAGAATCATAGAAGAATTGGGTTTCTCAACATCCAGCAGAGGGGAAGCAGAGCAATTATTGAGAAGCCAAAATTTCTTAATCCTTCTTGATGACTTCGATACACGGAGAATAAATTTGCATGACCTGGGGAATGGCTGGTGGAACTCAGACAACACTCAAAAGATAGCTTTGATAAGCTTTCTAGTTCATCCAGAGGTGCCAGTGGATCTGGAGATTAAGAGGAACCATCATCTATTATCATGGGAATTATTTAGTATGAATGTTGGTGAAGTTGTGCATTCTTCAACTATCCAGAAACTAGCTGTACATGTGTTGAAACAATGCTCTGGCCATTTACTAGCCACTGTTCTAATGGCAAGAGCCTTAAAAGAGGTCAAGGATGTTCGTATCTGGCAGCATGCATCTCGGGTAATAAGCTTTCTACCAACATCACACACCGAAGATAGAATTTTGCTTAATGCATTATCATTTGTTCTGGGGCATTTAGGTTCTgcaaataaatatgtaaaatattgtGCATCTTATCTAGAGATAGAAGGAACATACAAAGTGGATTTGCTTGAAAGGTGGATGAATGAAGACTTAATCGGAACACTCGATGAAGGAGAACAGATTGTTCAACATCTTGTCAATGCCCTCTTGTTGGAAAGCTTTCAGAATGGACAGTCAATTCGAATGCGAGATGAAATCCGTAAGGagttaatgaatttttataaagcCGAAACGAATCCAATACTACTTGTTGAACTAGATGGAAGAGGACTCATGGAGGCACCAAAAAATGGGGTATGGGAGGAAGCTAATGAGATgcatttgatgaataataaaatatccaagCTACCAGATAATCCAAATAGCCCTAAACTCAGCGTATTGTTCTTACAAGGTAACCATCATCTGAGAGTTATTTCTACATCTTTTTTCCAATGCATGCCTATCCTTCAAATCCTAGACTTGTCCCAAACTAAAATAAAGTCTTTACCACAATCCTTTTTTAAGTTGGTTcaacttcaaaaattcattttaagaaGTTGTGAACTATTCAAAGAGTTGCCAATCGAAGTTGGAGAACTTTGTCATCTTGAGGTACTTGATCTTGAAGGGACTGAAATCATAAATTTACCAATTGCTATTGGGAAATTGACAAATTTGACATGCTTGAAAGTATCATTTAATCCTCAGATTAATCACAATAGAAGAAACAATCATTCAAATACAATCATACCCCAGAATGTCATATCCAATCTGCTTCAATTGGAAGAGTTAAGCCTAGATGTGGATCTAGAGGATGAGAGATGGAATGAAACAATGAAAGATATTGTGAAGGAAATTTGCAGCTTAAACCGGTTACATTCTCTTAAACTTCACTTGCCAAAAGTTTTTCTTTTGAATGACTTCACAAATGGATCATCATCAATAAACCTATCATGCATGTGCTTTAGATTTCTTGTTGGCAGACATCAGAAGCGCATGATATCTCGGTTGTCACATGAATTtgcaattaaatttgaagaacaAGAAAGCTGCCTGAAGTATTTGAATGGTGAAGGTGTCCCAATTGAAGTTGAGAAGGTTCTTAAGCATGCTTCTGCATTGTTCCTGGATCGCCATTTAACTGTTACCAGCTTATCTGaatttgggattaaaaatatgaagaatctTAAATTTTGTGCATTAGTGGAATGTAATGAGATTCAAACCATTGTAGATGCAGGTGATGACAGATATGGTGTGCTTCAATCACTAGAGTACTTGTATCTTCATTATATGAAGAATCTAAGGAGCATCTGGAAAGGGCCACCTATTTGGATGGGTTTGCTATCCAATCTAAAAGTTTTGGCATTGCATACCTGCCCCGAATTGGCTACCATTTTTACTTTCAATATTCTTCAACAGTGCTGCAACTTAGAGGAGCTTGTGGTTGAAGACTGCCCTGAAATCAACAGCATAGTGAATCATAAAGTTCTTGCTAAAGATGTAGGGCCATGGGCATGGTATCTGCCAAAGTTGAAGAAGATGTCCATTCATTACATGCCTAAATTGGTCAGCATTTCCCAAGGTGTACTGATTGCACCAAACTTAGAATGGCTAAGCCTCTATGATTGCCCGAGCCTCAAAATTCTCTCCCCAGAGGAAGTTAGCAGTTGTAAATTAAAGGTCATAATAGGAGAGGCAGACTGGTGGAGTGCATTGGAGTGGAAAAAATCAGAACGGTTTCAACCACCAAATCTGGATGCTATCTTTGTGCCAATTGAAAGGGACATAGATTTGAGGACACAGTTAGCAGAAATTAATGATCAGCTTCAAGCTCAGATGCAAAAAACAGAGCCCTCTCAACAGTCAG GTTCTGGTGACTCTCTGAAGGCCCCTGCAGTTGAGGCTGGAACAAGTGCAAAGCAGAAGCAAATGAAGCTCGGGCATCTTTTCATGAAGTGGCCACTCTCAGAACTCCATCCTTTTCTCATTCAAGTTCCCTGA
- the LOC100246578 gene encoding disease resistance protein At4g27190 isoform X3, protein MFDLVIQVNVKFCLKIKDIEDRIIEELGFSTSSRGEAEQLLRSQNFLILLDDFDTRRINLHDLGNGWWNSDNTQKIALISFLVHPEVPVDLEIKRNHHLLSWELFSMNVGEVVHSSTIQKLAVHVLKQCSGHLLATVLMARALKEVKDVRIWQHASRVISFLPTSHTEDRILLNALSFVLGHLGSANKYVKYCASYLEIEGTYKVDLLERWMNEDLIGTLDEGEQIVQHLVNALLLESFQNGQSIRMRDEIRKELMNFYKAETNPILLVELDGRGLMEAPKNGVWEEANEMHLMNNKISKLPDNPNSPKLSVLFLQGNHHLRVISTSFFQCMPILQILDLSQTKIKSLPQSFFKLVQLQKFILRSCELFKELPIEVGELCHLEVLDLEGTEIINLPIAIGKLTNLTCLKVSFNPQINHNRRNNHSNTIIPQNVISNLLQLEELSLDVDLEDERWNETMKDIVKEICSLNRLHSLKLHLPKVFLLNDFTNGSSSINLSCMCFRFLVGRHQKRMISRLSHEFAIKFEEQESCLKYLNGEGVPIEVEKVLKHASALFLDRHLTVTSLSEFGIKNMKNLKFCALVECNEIQTIVDAGDDRYGVLQSLEYLYLHYMKNLRSIWKGPPIWMGLLSNLKVLALHTCPELATIFTFNILQQCCNLEELVVEDCPEINSIVNHKVLAKDVGPWAWYLPKLKKMSIHYMPKLVSISQGVLIAPNLEWLSLYDCPSLKILSPEEVSSCKLKVIIGEADWWSALEWKKSERFQPPNLDAIFVPIERDIDLRTQLAEINDQLQAQMQKTEPSQQSGSGDSLKAPAVEAGTSAKQKQMKLGHLFMKWPLSELHPFLIQVP, encoded by the exons ATGTTTGATCTCGTCATTCAAGTTAATGTCAAGTTTTGTCTGAAAATTAAAGATATAGAGGATAGAATCATAGAAGAATTGGGTTTCTCAACATCCAGCAGAGGGGAAGCAGAGCAATTATTGAGAAGCCAAAATTTCTTAATCCTTCTTGATGACTTCGATACACGGAGAATAAATTTGCATGACCTGGGGAATGGCTGGTGGAACTCAGACAACACTCAAAAGATAGCTTTGATAAGCTTTCTAGTTCATCCAGAGGTGCCAGTGGATCTGGAGATTAAGAGGAACCATCATCTATTATCATGGGAATTATTTAGTATGAATGTTGGTGAAGTTGTGCATTCTTCAACTATCCAGAAACTAGCTGTACATGTGTTGAAACAATGCTCTGGCCATTTACTAGCCACTGTTCTAATGGCAAGAGCCTTAAAAGAGGTCAAGGATGTTCGTATCTGGCAGCATGCATCTCGGGTAATAAGCTTTCTACCAACATCACACACCGAAGATAGAATTTTGCTTAATGCATTATCATTTGTTCTGGGGCATTTAGGTTCTgcaaataaatatgtaaaatattgtGCATCTTATCTAGAGATAGAAGGAACATACAAAGTGGATTTGCTTGAAAGGTGGATGAATGAAGACTTAATCGGAACACTCGATGAAGGAGAACAGATTGTTCAACATCTTGTCAATGCCCTCTTGTTGGAAAGCTTTCAGAATGGACAGTCAATTCGAATGCGAGATGAAATCCGTAAGGagttaatgaatttttataaagcCGAAACGAATCCAATACTACTTGTTGAACTAGATGGAAGAGGACTCATGGAGGCACCAAAAAATGGGGTATGGGAGGAAGCTAATGAGATgcatttgatgaataataaaatatccaagCTACCAGATAATCCAAATAGCCCTAAACTCAGCGTATTGTTCTTACAAGGTAACCATCATCTGAGAGTTATTTCTACATCTTTTTTCCAATGCATGCCTATCCTTCAAATCCTAGACTTGTCCCAAACTAAAATAAAGTCTTTACCACAATCCTTTTTTAAGTTGGTTcaacttcaaaaattcattttaagaaGTTGTGAACTATTCAAAGAGTTGCCAATCGAAGTTGGAGAACTTTGTCATCTTGAGGTACTTGATCTTGAAGGGACTGAAATCATAAATTTACCAATTGCTATTGGGAAATTGACAAATTTGACATGCTTGAAAGTATCATTTAATCCTCAGATTAATCACAATAGAAGAAACAATCATTCAAATACAATCATACCCCAGAATGTCATATCCAATCTGCTTCAATTGGAAGAGTTAAGCCTAGATGTGGATCTAGAGGATGAGAGATGGAATGAAACAATGAAAGATATTGTGAAGGAAATTTGCAGCTTAAACCGGTTACATTCTCTTAAACTTCACTTGCCAAAAGTTTTTCTTTTGAATGACTTCACAAATGGATCATCATCAATAAACCTATCATGCATGTGCTTTAGATTTCTTGTTGGCAGACATCAGAAGCGCATGATATCTCGGTTGTCACATGAATTtgcaattaaatttgaagaacaAGAAAGCTGCCTGAAGTATTTGAATGGTGAAGGTGTCCCAATTGAAGTTGAGAAGGTTCTTAAGCATGCTTCTGCATTGTTCCTGGATCGCCATTTAACTGTTACCAGCTTATCTGaatttgggattaaaaatatgaagaatctTAAATTTTGTGCATTAGTGGAATGTAATGAGATTCAAACCATTGTAGATGCAGGTGATGACAGATATGGTGTGCTTCAATCACTAGAGTACTTGTATCTTCATTATATGAAGAATCTAAGGAGCATCTGGAAAGGGCCACCTATTTGGATGGGTTTGCTATCCAATCTAAAAGTTTTGGCATTGCATACCTGCCCCGAATTGGCTACCATTTTTACTTTCAATATTCTTCAACAGTGCTGCAACTTAGAGGAGCTTGTGGTTGAAGACTGCCCTGAAATCAACAGCATAGTGAATCATAAAGTTCTTGCTAAAGATGTAGGGCCATGGGCATGGTATCTGCCAAAGTTGAAGAAGATGTCCATTCATTACATGCCTAAATTGGTCAGCATTTCCCAAGGTGTACTGATTGCACCAAACTTAGAATGGCTAAGCCTCTATGATTGCCCGAGCCTCAAAATTCTCTCCCCAGAGGAAGTTAGCAGTTGTAAATTAAAGGTCATAATAGGAGAGGCAGACTGGTGGAGTGCATTGGAGTGGAAAAAATCAGAACGGTTTCAACCACCAAATCTGGATGCTATCTTTGTGCCAATTGAAAGGGACATAGATTTGAGGACACAGTTAGCAGAAATTAATGATCAGCTTCAAGCTCAGATGCAAAAAACAGAGCCCTCTCAACAGTCAG GTTCTGGTGACTCTCTGAAGGCCCCTGCAGTTGAGGCTGGAACAAGTGCAAAGCAGAAGCAAATGAAGCTCGGGCATCTTTTCATGAAGTGGCCACTCTCAGAACTCCATCCTTTTCTCATTCAAGTTCCCTGA
- the LOC100246578 gene encoding uncharacterized protein LOC100246578 isoform X4, with protein sequence MEPSRSRTSPDSAAEEDLSGFGSKQPVYSDLDAKSDLGKKPSQRMQSRAIIMYEVWELNKKKDVVCFILSYPPFNSRNNETHGGWIRHVLEINHKVREELHTEKEVSISELSSEITRLLHHSIHDIEAHVPSDIIGKMCEWWSPRHTTPKKAMLDLCIDDFMIRQFLQGIQIPEIRRILISEVNDETFLCRLKNLPPIRQMFDLVIQVNVKFCLKIKDIEDRIIEELGFSTSSRGEAEQLLRSQNFLILLDDFDTRRINLHDLGNGWWNSDNTQKIALISFLVHPEVPVDLEIKRNHHLLSWELFSMNVGEVVHSSTIQKLAVHVLKQCSGHLLATVLMARALKEVKDVRIWQHASRVISFLPTSHTEDRILLNALSFVLGHLGSANKYVKYCASYLEIEGTYKVDLLERWMNEDLIGTLDEGEQIVQHLVNALLLESFQNGQSIRMRDEIRKELMNFYKAETNPILLVELDGRGLMEAPKNGVWEEANEMHLMNNKISKLPDNPNSPKLSVLFLQDAGDDRYGVLQSLEYLYLHYMKNLRSIWKGPPIWMGLLSNLKVLALHTCPELATIFTFNILQQCCNLEELVVEDCPEINSIVNHKVLAKDVGPWAWYLPKLKKMSIHYMPKLVSISQGVLIAPNLEWLSLYDCPSLKILSPEEVSSCKLKVIIGEADWWSALEWKKSERFQPPNLDAIFVPIERDIDLRTQLAEINDQLQAQMQKTEPSQQSGSGDSLKAPAVEAGTSAKQKQMKLGHLFMKWPLSELHPFLIQVP encoded by the exons ATGGAGCCAAGCCGGAGCAGAACCTCTCCAGACTCGGCAGCGGAGGAGGATCTGAGTGGGTTTGGTTCAAAACAGCCTGTATATTCGGATTTGGATGCAAAGAGTGATTTGGGAAAGAAGCCTTCTCAGAGGATGCAGTCACGGGCTAT AATTATGTACGAAGTTTGGGAATTGAACAAGAAGAAGGACGTTGTGTgctttattttatcatatccTCCTTTCAACTCCCGGAACAATGAAACACACGGAGGCTGGATTCGACATGTTCTGGAGATTAATCACAAAGTAAGAGAAGAACTTCACACGGAGAAAGAAGTGAGTATTTCAGAGCTCTCTTCTGAAATCACTAGATTGCTTCATCATTCAATCCATGATATCGAAGCTCATGTTCCATCAGACATCATTGGGAAGATGTGTGAGTGGTGGTCTCCAAGGCATACAACACCTAAGAAGGCAATGCTGGATTTGTGTATTGATGATTTTATGATTCGCCAATTTTTACAAGGTATACAAATTCCCGAAATCCGGAGGATTTTGATTTCAGAAGTAAATGATGAAACCTTTCTGTGCAGACTGAAGAATCTTCCACCAATAAGGCAAATGTTTGATCTCGTCATTCAAGTTAATGTCAAGTTTTGTCTGAAAATTAAAGATATAGAGGATAGAATCATAGAAGAATTGGGTTTCTCAACATCCAGCAGAGGGGAAGCAGAGCAATTATTGAGAAGCCAAAATTTCTTAATCCTTCTTGATGACTTCGATACACGGAGAATAAATTTGCATGACCTGGGGAATGGCTGGTGGAACTCAGACAACACTCAAAAGATAGCTTTGATAAGCTTTCTAGTTCATCCAGAGGTGCCAGTGGATCTGGAGATTAAGAGGAACCATCATCTATTATCATGGGAATTATTTAGTATGAATGTTGGTGAAGTTGTGCATTCTTCAACTATCCAGAAACTAGCTGTACATGTGTTGAAACAATGCTCTGGCCATTTACTAGCCACTGTTCTAATGGCAAGAGCCTTAAAAGAGGTCAAGGATGTTCGTATCTGGCAGCATGCATCTCGGGTAATAAGCTTTCTACCAACATCACACACCGAAGATAGAATTTTGCTTAATGCATTATCATTTGTTCTGGGGCATTTAGGTTCTgcaaataaatatgtaaaatattgtGCATCTTATCTAGAGATAGAAGGAACATACAAAGTGGATTTGCTTGAAAGGTGGATGAATGAAGACTTAATCGGAACACTCGATGAAGGAGAACAGATTGTTCAACATCTTGTCAATGCCCTCTTGTTGGAAAGCTTTCAGAATGGACAGTCAATTCGAATGCGAGATGAAATCCGTAAGGagttaatgaatttttataaagcCGAAACGAATCCAATACTACTTGTTGAACTAGATGGAAGAGGACTCATGGAGGCACCAAAAAATGGGGTATGGGAGGAAGCTAATGAGATgcatttgatgaataataaaatatccaagCTACCAGATAATCCAAATAGCCCTAAACTCAGCGTATTGTTCTTACAAG ATGCAGGTGATGACAGATATGGTGTGCTTCAATCACTAGAGTACTTGTATCTTCATTATATGAAGAATCTAAGGAGCATCTGGAAAGGGCCACCTATTTGGATGGGTTTGCTATCCAATCTAAAAGTTTTGGCATTGCATACCTGCCCCGAATTGGCTACCATTTTTACTTTCAATATTCTTCAACAGTGCTGCAACTTAGAGGAGCTTGTGGTTGAAGACTGCCCTGAAATCAACAGCATAGTGAATCATAAAGTTCTTGCTAAAGATGTAGGGCCATGGGCATGGTATCTGCCAAAGTTGAAGAAGATGTCCATTCATTACATGCCTAAATTGGTCAGCATTTCCCAAGGTGTACTGATTGCACCAAACTTAGAATGGCTAAGCCTCTATGATTGCCCGAGCCTCAAAATTCTCTCCCCAGAGGAAGTTAGCAGTTGTAAATTAAAGGTCATAATAGGAGAGGCAGACTGGTGGAGTGCATTGGAGTGGAAAAAATCAGAACGGTTTCAACCACCAAATCTGGATGCTATCTTTGTGCCAATTGAAAGGGACATAGATTTGAGGACACAGTTAGCAGAAATTAATGATCAGCTTCAAGCTCAGATGCAAAAAACAGAGCCCTCTCAACAGTCAG GTTCTGGTGACTCTCTGAAGGCCCCTGCAGTTGAGGCTGGAACAAGTGCAAAGCAGAAGCAAATGAAGCTCGGGCATCTTTTCATGAAGTGGCCACTCTCAGAACTCCATCCTTTTCTCATTCAAGTTCCCTGA
- the LOC100246578 gene encoding disease resistance protein At4g27190 isoform X1: protein MEPSRSRTSPDSAAEEDLSGFGSKQPVYSDLDAKSDLGKKPSQRMQSRAIIMYEVWELNKKKDVVCFILSYPPFNSRNNETHGGWIRHVLEINHKVREELHTEKEVSISELSSEITRLLHHSIHDIEAHVPSDIIGKMCEWWSPRHTTPKKAMLDLCIDDFMIRQFLQGIQIPEIRRILISEVNDETFLCRLKNLPPIRQMFDLVIQVNVKFCLKIKDIEDRIIEELGFSTSSRGEAEQLLRSQNFLILLDDFDTRRINLHDLGNGWWNSDNTQKIALISFLVHPEVPVDLEIKRNHHLLSWELFSMNVGEVVHSSTIQKLAVHVLKQCSGHLLATVLMARALKEVKDVRIWQHASRVISFLPTSHTEDRILLNALSFVLGHLGSANKYVKYCASYLEIEGTYKVDLLERWMNEDLIGTLDEGEQIVQHLVNALLLESFQNGQSIRMRDEIRKELMNFYKAETNPILLVELDGRGLMEAPKNGVWEEANEMHLMNNKISKLPDNPNSPKLSVLFLQGNHHLRVISTSFFQCMPILQILDLSQTKIKSLPQSFFKLVQLQKFILRSCELFKELPIEVGELCHLEVLDLEGTEIINLPIAIGKLTNLTCLKVSFNPQINHNRRNNHSNTIIPQNVISNLLQLEELSLDVDLEDERWNETMKDIVKEICSLNRLHSLKLHLPKVFLLNDFTNGSSSINLSCMCFRFLVGRHQKRMISRLSHEFAIKFEEQESCLKYLNGEGVPIEVEKVLKHASALFLDRHLTVTSLSEFGIKNMKNLKFCALVECNEIQTIVDAGDDRYGVLQSLEYLYLHYMKNLRSIWKGPPIWMGLLSNLKVLALHTCPELATIFTFNILQQCCNLEELVVEDCPEINSIVNHKVLAKDVGPWAWYLPKLKKMSIHYMPKLVSISQGVLIAPNLEWLSLYDCPSLKILSPEEVSSCKLKVIIGEADWWSALEWKKSERFQPPNLDAIFVPIERDIDLRTQLAEINDQLQAQMQKTEPSQQSGSGDSLKAPAVEAGTSAKQKQMKLGHLFMKWPLSELHPFLIQVP from the exons ATGGAGCCAAGCCGGAGCAGAACCTCTCCAGACTCGGCAGCGGAGGAGGATCTGAGTGGGTTTGGTTCAAAACAGCCTGTATATTCGGATTTGGATGCAAAGAGTGATTTGGGAAAGAAGCCTTCTCAGAGGATGCAGTCACGGGCTAT AATTATGTACGAAGTTTGGGAATTGAACAAGAAGAAGGACGTTGTGTgctttattttatcatatccTCCTTTCAACTCCCGGAACAATGAAACACACGGAGGCTGGATTCGACATGTTCTGGAGATTAATCACAAAGTAAGAGAAGAACTTCACACGGAGAAAGAAGTGAGTATTTCAGAGCTCTCTTCTGAAATCACTAGATTGCTTCATCATTCAATCCATGATATCGAAGCTCATGTTCCATCAGACATCATTGGGAAGATGTGTGAGTGGTGGTCTCCAAGGCATACAACACCTAAGAAGGCAATGCTGGATTTGTGTATTGATGATTTTATGATTCGCCAATTTTTACAAGGTATACAAATTCCCGAAATCCGGAGGATTTTGATTTCAGAAGTAAATGATGAAACCTTTCTGTGCAGACTGAAGAATCTTCCACCAATAAGGCAAATGTTTGATCTCGTCATTCAAGTTAATGTCAAGTTTTGTCTGAAAATTAAAGATATAGAGGATAGAATCATAGAAGAATTGGGTTTCTCAACATCCAGCAGAGGGGAAGCAGAGCAATTATTGAGAAGCCAAAATTTCTTAATCCTTCTTGATGACTTCGATACACGGAGAATAAATTTGCATGACCTGGGGAATGGCTGGTGGAACTCAGACAACACTCAAAAGATAGCTTTGATAAGCTTTCTAGTTCATCCAGAGGTGCCAGTGGATCTGGAGATTAAGAGGAACCATCATCTATTATCATGGGAATTATTTAGTATGAATGTTGGTGAAGTTGTGCATTCTTCAACTATCCAGAAACTAGCTGTACATGTGTTGAAACAATGCTCTGGCCATTTACTAGCCACTGTTCTAATGGCAAGAGCCTTAAAAGAGGTCAAGGATGTTCGTATCTGGCAGCATGCATCTCGGGTAATAAGCTTTCTACCAACATCACACACCGAAGATAGAATTTTGCTTAATGCATTATCATTTGTTCTGGGGCATTTAGGTTCTgcaaataaatatgtaaaatattgtGCATCTTATCTAGAGATAGAAGGAACATACAAAGTGGATTTGCTTGAAAGGTGGATGAATGAAGACTTAATCGGAACACTCGATGAAGGAGAACAGATTGTTCAACATCTTGTCAATGCCCTCTTGTTGGAAAGCTTTCAGAATGGACAGTCAATTCGAATGCGAGATGAAATCCGTAAGGagttaatgaatttttataaagcCGAAACGAATCCAATACTACTTGTTGAACTAGATGGAAGAGGACTCATGGAGGCACCAAAAAATGGGGTATGGGAGGAAGCTAATGAGATgcatttgatgaataataaaatatccaagCTACCAGATAATCCAAATAGCCCTAAACTCAGCGTATTGTTCTTACAAGGTAACCATCATCTGAGAGTTATTTCTACATCTTTTTTCCAATGCATGCCTATCCTTCAAATCCTAGACTTGTCCCAAACTAAAATAAAGTCTTTACCACAATCCTTTTTTAAGTTGGTTcaacttcaaaaattcattttaagaaGTTGTGAACTATTCAAAGAGTTGCCAATCGAAGTTGGAGAACTTTGTCATCTTGAGGTACTTGATCTTGAAGGGACTGAAATCATAAATTTACCAATTGCTATTGGGAAATTGACAAATTTGACATGCTTGAAAGTATCATTTAATCCTCAGATTAATCACAATAGAAGAAACAATCATTCAAATACAATCATACCCCAGAATGTCATATCCAATCTGCTTCAATTGGAAGAGTTAAGCCTAGATGTGGATCTAGAGGATGAGAGATGGAATGAAACAATGAAAGATATTGTGAAGGAAATTTGCAGCTTAAACCGGTTACATTCTCTTAAACTTCACTTGCCAAAAGTTTTTCTTTTGAATGACTTCACAAATGGATCATCATCAATAAACCTATCATGCATGTGCTTTAGATTTCTTGTTGGCAGACATCAGAAGCGCATGATATCTCGGTTGTCACATGAATTtgcaattaaatttgaagaacaAGAAAGCTGCCTGAAGTATTTGAATGGTGAAGGTGTCCCAATTGAAGTTGAGAAGGTTCTTAAGCATGCTTCTGCATTGTTCCTGGATCGCCATTTAACTGTTACCAGCTTATCTGaatttgggattaaaaatatgaagaatctTAAATTTTGTGCATTAGTGGAATGTAATGAGATTCAAACCATTGTAGATGCAGGTGATGACAGATATGGTGTGCTTCAATCACTAGAGTACTTGTATCTTCATTATATGAAGAATCTAAGGAGCATCTGGAAAGGGCCACCTATTTGGATGGGTTTGCTATCCAATCTAAAAGTTTTGGCATTGCATACCTGCCCCGAATTGGCTACCATTTTTACTTTCAATATTCTTCAACAGTGCTGCAACTTAGAGGAGCTTGTGGTTGAAGACTGCCCTGAAATCAACAGCATAGTGAATCATAAAGTTCTTGCTAAAGATGTAGGGCCATGGGCATGGTATCTGCCAAAGTTGAAGAAGATGTCCATTCATTACATGCCTAAATTGGTCAGCATTTCCCAAGGTGTACTGATTGCACCAAACTTAGAATGGCTAAGCCTCTATGATTGCCCGAGCCTCAAAATTCTCTCCCCAGAGGAAGTTAGCAGTTGTAAATTAAAGGTCATAATAGGAGAGGCAGACTGGTGGAGTGCATTGGAGTGGAAAAAATCAGAACGGTTTCAACCACCAAATCTGGATGCTATCTTTGTGCCAATTGAAAGGGACATAGATTTGAGGACACAGTTAGCAGAAATTAATGATCAGCTTCAAGCTCAGATGCAAAAAACAGAGCCCTCTCAACAGTCAG GTTCTGGTGACTCTCTGAAGGCCCCTGCAGTTGAGGCTGGAACAAGTGCAAAGCAGAAGCAAATGAAGCTCGGGCATCTTTTCATGAAGTGGCCACTCTCAGAACTCCATCCTTTTCTCATTCAAGTTCCCTGA